In a single window of the Littorina saxatilis isolate snail1 linkage group LG5, US_GU_Lsax_2.0, whole genome shotgun sequence genome:
- the LOC138967132 gene encoding UPF0587 protein v1g245604-like isoform X1, translating into MPKIALQIQAQMENITDLKPDGEDFRYYMKLKCENCGEETPEFIYCTLTDSYPLTGGRGHATLVLKCKLCKRENSIDILKDSLDAYTIDDVGKYKNIVKFDCRGVSPLEFSPRIGWVAKGVESNTPFTIDMSEKEWFDYDEKSSESVSITEVLFKFVHVKH; encoded by the exons ATG CCGAAGATTGCTCTTCAAATCCAAGCTCAGATGGAGAACATCACCGATCTGAAGCCAGATGGGGAAGACTTCAGATATTACATGAAG CTCAAGTGTGAAAACTGTGGGGAGGAAACACCAGAATTTATATATTGCACCTTAACA GATAGCTATCCTTTGACAGGGGGGAGAGGACACGCCACCTTGGTACTCAAGTGTAAATTGTGCAAGAGGGAGAACTCAATAG ATATTCTGAAAGACTCTCTGGATGCCTACACAATTGACGATGTGGGAAAATACAAAAACATTGTCAAGTTTGACTGCCGAGGCGTGTCGCCACTAGAGTTCTCTCCAAGG ATTGGCTGGGTGGCAAAAGGAGTGGAATCAAACACACCGTTTACTATTGATATGAGTGAAAAA GAATGGTTCGACTATGATGAAAAATCCAGCGAATCTGTGAGCATCACGGAAGTCTTGTTCAAGTTTGTTCACGTTAAACACTGA
- the LOC138967132 gene encoding UPF0587 protein v1g245604-like isoform X2, with the protein MPKIALQIQAQMENITDLKPDGEDFRYYMKDSYPLTGGRGHATLVLKCKLCKRENSIDILKDSLDAYTIDDVGKYKNIVKFDCRGVSPLEFSPRIGWVAKGVESNTPFTIDMSEKEWFDYDEKSSESVSITEVLFKFVHVKH; encoded by the exons ATG CCGAAGATTGCTCTTCAAATCCAAGCTCAGATGGAGAACATCACCGATCTGAAGCCAGATGGGGAAGACTTCAGATATTACATGAAG GATAGCTATCCTTTGACAGGGGGGAGAGGACACGCCACCTTGGTACTCAAGTGTAAATTGTGCAAGAGGGAGAACTCAATAG ATATTCTGAAAGACTCTCTGGATGCCTACACAATTGACGATGTGGGAAAATACAAAAACATTGTCAAGTTTGACTGCCGAGGCGTGTCGCCACTAGAGTTCTCTCCAAGG ATTGGCTGGGTGGCAAAAGGAGTGGAATCAAACACACCGTTTACTATTGATATGAGTGAAAAA GAATGGTTCGACTATGATGAAAAATCCAGCGAATCTGTGAGCATCACGGAAGTCTTGTTCAAGTTTGTTCACGTTAAACACTGA
- the LOC138967131 gene encoding metalloendopeptidase OMA1, mitochondrial-like produces MKLVNCVLSQGRYFPKLNSSLLLLLKPSSKSLVRSSALNRTCEKRLAQLSGRNVSLYNASKQGLSESAFSGCLEKVGVDSLLGKSGSGHRLLTLTGRSEATHHHVLTSRVNRSIDLQAGLPHGQLRGFRTTPQHHVPPVFWILIKPVAKLGAILSGRSARKWWQAMPNEGRQKFWTRVRQKWYYIVLAAAGLSGAGFVYYKSHIEETPLTGRQRFIAVTHEQFMKIAQAEADGYLQTYEEKILSPKHPYYQRVQGVGDRLVASNPKMAELLGATSWKYYIIDDPSVVNAFVLPTGQVFVFTGIMDFAQNEDQLAIIIAHEMAHALLNHGIEQVSYVQLIDFLIITTMAAIWCVMPTDGISFITQWFYGKFINIMLHMPYSRMLEKEADKVGLQLAAKACYDVREATVFWARMGLNEDITEDDKIPEWLSTHPSHKKRVDFFDHLVPQAVQIREEAKCPLLPTTDPRETIKELSSLVDNHQTAKKTGQNLSRVQVRGPFAPKAS; encoded by the exons ATGAAGCTTGTAAATTGTGTCCTTTCACAAGGACGATATTTTCCTAAGTTGAACTCCTCCTTACTTCTCTTGCTCAAGCCCTCGTCAAAGTCTCTCGTTCGGTCTTCTGCGTTAAATCGAACCTGTGAAAAACGTTTAGCGCAGTTATCAGGTCGGAATGTATCACTTTACAATGCATCAAAACAGGGTTTGTCGGAATCTGCTTTCTCTGGGTGCCTTGAAAAAGTTGGTGTTGACAGCCTGTTGGGAAAGTCAGGCTCTGGCCATCGGCTTTTGACACTAACAGGAAGGAGTGAGGCAACTCATCATCATGTGTTGACAAGCAGGGTGAACAGAAGTATAGACCTTCAAGCAGGGTTACCACATGGACAGCTGAGAGGATTCCGCACCACGCCACAACACCATGTCCCACCTGTGTTCTGGATTTTGATCAAGCCTGTTGCCAAACTGGGAGCCATTTTATCTGGAAG GTCAGCAAGAAAATGGTGGCAAGCGATGCCAAACGAGGGGCGACAGAAATTCTGGACCCGAGTACGTCAGAAGTGGTACTACATTGTCTTGGCAGCAGCAGGCCTAAGTGGAGCTGGTTTTGTGTACTACAAATCTCACATTGAAGAAACCCCTCTCACTGGTCGACAGCGCTTCATTGCAGTTACGCATGAACAGTTCATGAAGATCGCCCAGGCAGAAGCTGATGGT tatCTTCAGACCTATGAAGAGAAGATTCTGTCGCCAAAGCATCCCTACTATCAACGAGTGCAGGGAGTAGGGGACCGACTAGTTGCCTCCAACCCCAAGATGGCGGAACTGTTGGGAGCAACATCATGGAAATACTACATCATTGATGATCCTTCTGTCGTTAACGCGTTTGTACTACCG ACGGGGCAGGTGTTTGTCTTCACAGGGATCATGGACTTTGCTCAAAACGAAGACCAACTTGCCATCATCATTGCCCATGAAATGGCACATGCTCTTCTGAACCATGGG ATTGAGCAGGTGAGCTACGTTCAGTTGATCGACTTCCTGATCATCACCACCATGGCAGCCATCTGGTGCGTCATGCCCACTGACGGCATCTCCTTCATCACACAGTGGTTCTACGGCAAGTTCATCAAT ATCATGTTGCACATGCCCTACAGTCGCATGCTGGAAAAAGAAGCTGACAAAGTGGGCCTTCAGTTAGCCGCTAAG GCATGTTACGATGTGAGAGAGGCCACCGTATTCTGGGCACGAATGGGTCTCAACGAAGACATCACGGAAGATGACAAAATTCCAGAGTGGTTGTCAACACACCCCTCGCACAAGAAACGTGTGGATTTCTTTGACCACTTGGTCCCACAG GCTGTGCAGATTCGAGAGGAAGCCAAGTGTCCACTTCTGCCCACCACAGACCCACGTGAGACAATAAAAGAACTTTCCTCGTTAGTGGACAACCACCAGACTGCCAAGAAAACTGGACAGAATCTCAGCAGGGTGCAGGTTCGTGGACCCTTTGCTCCAAAAGCGTCTTGA